The following proteins are co-located in the Desulfoscipio sp. XC116 genome:
- a CDS encoding NHLP bacteriocin system secretion protein: MAENKVFRKVSLDRLSSPEELDQRLTVTSPTGWLACLAVIMLVVTGIIWGIFGKIPDKAVGQGIIISSGGVSGVIPRVSGQITDVSVREGDYVEKGDVIARAEQTDIIEEINKLKVDLKVIKELDPNNPLQEDDKLDLNTYGQIAEFFRDIGYARTSLDVQRANLSSAEKTRAIELEQAKSELNQATLQLEKTKENYENLKYLFDNGAVSEQDFKEAERNFILSESNLQNKKEQLRNLQLEGNEYTRSQVQQAEENLEVLIQTLNKIKFSKEKELETEIARLQEQLVINSDITSDVAGRVLELQVKKGDLVQAGSSVCSIAKEENEAESLEAVVFIPVEQGKKVHPGMEVNISPTTVKKEEDGYMLGNVKSVSEYPVSSQGMMLTLGNAELVNKLLGQSSPVEVRVELIRNSGTVSGYKWSTPDGPKMIIDSGTLCIGEAKVSEQRPINMVIPFIKKILFE; encoded by the coding sequence ATGGCTGAAAATAAGGTTTTCCGAAAAGTATCCCTGGATCGTTTGTCTTCACCGGAAGAATTGGATCAGCGGTTAACAGTTACATCGCCAACAGGCTGGTTGGCCTGCCTGGCTGTTATTATGCTGGTTGTAACGGGCATTATTTGGGGAATTTTCGGGAAAATACCCGACAAGGCCGTGGGCCAGGGGATTATTATATCCAGCGGTGGTGTCTCCGGCGTAATTCCCCGCGTCAGCGGCCAGATAACCGATGTTAGTGTCCGGGAGGGCGATTACGTGGAAAAAGGTGATGTAATCGCCAGGGCGGAACAAACGGATATTATCGAAGAGATCAATAAACTTAAAGTGGATCTGAAAGTTATAAAGGAATTGGACCCGAATAACCCCCTGCAGGAAGATGATAAGCTGGATCTAAATACTTACGGGCAAATAGCTGAATTTTTTCGGGATATAGGATATGCCAGGACAAGCCTTGATGTCCAGAGAGCTAATCTAAGCTCTGCCGAAAAAACCCGGGCTATAGAGCTGGAGCAGGCTAAATCGGAACTGAACCAGGCGACGCTGCAGCTGGAAAAAACAAAGGAAAACTATGAAAACTTAAAGTACTTGTTTGATAATGGCGCTGTATCCGAACAAGATTTTAAAGAAGCTGAGCGTAATTTTATATTGAGCGAATCAAATCTGCAAAACAAGAAAGAGCAGCTGCGGAATCTGCAATTGGAAGGTAATGAATATACCCGGTCCCAAGTGCAACAGGCCGAGGAAAATTTAGAAGTTTTGATACAGACATTAAATAAAATCAAGTTTTCAAAAGAAAAGGAACTGGAAACCGAAATTGCCAGGCTGCAGGAGCAGCTTGTTATTAACAGCGATATTACATCGGATGTTGCGGGGCGTGTATTGGAGCTGCAGGTTAAAAAAGGCGACCTGGTACAGGCAGGCAGCAGTGTTTGCAGTATTGCCAAAGAAGAAAATGAAGCCGAATCGTTGGAGGCGGTGGTATTTATACCGGTGGAGCAAGGGAAAAAGGTACACCCGGGCATGGAGGTTAACATTTCTCCCACCACTGTTAAAAAAGAAGAGGACGGGTATATGCTGGGAAACGTTAAATCAGTTTCCGAATATCCCGTCAGTTCCCAGGGTATGATGCTTACCCTGGGCAATGCGGAATTGGTCAACAAGTTGTTGGGTCAAAGTTCGCCCGTGGAGGTCAGGGTGGAACTAATCAGGAATAGCGGTACGGTTAGCG
- a CDS encoding ABC transporter substrate-binding protein: MKRIVKILLVFMLSLGTLTGCWDADLAKQRAKEAGQGDDIIIGVPVPRDFTEKNTGFLKGLELALEDINSRGVNNKKVKLEIVDDRGVFKNAVDIAQGFSENTRMTAVIGHWFSDICIPVSSIYEESGLLVVVPTVSNTELAENNYRYIFQNVPSDKKVAEHICLHAKNEGFKHMVIYYEDSSYGWNLADAFEKEAKNNGIKIVDRCSDMISEIDLRRAHDKWTALDFDAVFLALNMPEGGQFIKEFRKLDPRTPILSGDGLDVSNIAEALGGDGEGVVMATIYNPLDGRPELKEFKERYRQKYGEEPDVWAIQGYDSLQLITRAIEETDSCSPAVLADYLRNMKSMRLVAGDISFNDYGEVQGREVYKKKIVNGELKYID, translated from the coding sequence ATGAAAAGAATTGTCAAAATACTTTTGGTTTTTATGTTGTCTTTAGGTACGTTAACCGGTTGTTGGGACGCTGACCTGGCAAAACAGAGAGCAAAGGAAGCCGGCCAAGGGGACGACATTATTATCGGGGTTCCCGTTCCCCGTGATTTTACGGAAAAGAACACCGGTTTTTTAAAGGGGCTGGAACTAGCGCTTGAGGATATCAACTCCCGTGGCGTAAATAATAAAAAAGTTAAGTTGGAGATTGTTGATGACCGGGGAGTCTTTAAAAACGCGGTGGATATAGCCCAGGGCTTTTCGGAAAACACCCGCATGACGGCAGTAATCGGGCATTGGTTTTCGGATATTTGTATCCCGGTATCGTCGATATATGAAGAATCGGGCTTGTTGGTAGTAGTCCCCACCGTATCCAACACGGAGCTGGCCGAAAATAATTACCGTTACATATTCCAAAACGTGCCCAGCGATAAAAAAGTGGCCGAGCACATATGCCTGCACGCTAAAAACGAGGGTTTTAAGCATATGGTAATTTATTACGAGGATAGCTCCTACGGGTGGAATTTGGCGGATGCCTTTGAAAAAGAGGCCAAAAATAACGGCATCAAAATAGTTGACCGATGTTCCGACATGATAAGTGAAATCGATCTAAGAAGGGCACATGATAAATGGACCGCCCTGGATTTTGATGCGGTATTCCTGGCTCTGAACATGCCGGAAGGAGGCCAATTCATAAAGGAATTCAGGAAGCTTGATCCTCGTACCCCCATCTTATCCGGTGACGGCCTGGATGTAAGCAACATAGCCGAAGCGCTGGGGGGGGATGGCGAGGGAGTTGTGATGGCCACTATATATAACCCTCTTGACGGGAGACCGGAATTAAAGGAGTTTAAAGAACGATACAGGCAAAAGTACGGTGAAGAACCCGATGTGTGGGCCATACAGGGTTACGATTCTTTGCAGCTGATTACCCGGGCAATTGAAGAAACGGATAGTTGTTCACCGGCGGTGCTGGCTGATTATTTGCGGAATATGAAATCCATGCGTCTGGTTGCCGGAGATATTTCCTTTAACGATTACGGGGAAGTTCAGGGCAGGGAAGTATATAAGAAAAAAATAGTGAACGGCGAATTGAAATATATTGATTGA
- a CDS encoding MFS transporter, producing MLAKMDGAEMIPTKTNNFPHNYRAGHSTAPTEKANAKMLLLAVILLVIIMAYTGTLNYMTFVDNYNKSLVNTYSIAGDELVRKIEYALHYGKSIDNFYGMSDTLNELKKIVKEVDYINIISPRGEILYDLHGFVNNETLPEELLTTAVFQQGTINEKCSYQSFEGKHYIFLKILGSDANWVATLGMALPGNLFQNLNNDNKNKLVVYLAGVVLATFFLLYIILLKTELLTSDGQVNRKRILIIFIAVLGSAQLLYCGINYHLFKNAYGDLALQSKSFVENMVAQNIENVYRMGIGLEDVDGVDEYLGKIKSGLPLLESIAITEPGSGTGAVVMDSVNSRAVASVSARISSAYIDRLMLEILLDMLTVLIISFFFMIELTLLATMVMSSGSIPGANKKFSPAISHTSELIRGLIFVVNICVYMSITFVPIVMQNLYQPIWGMPRDVVLGLPISAEMLGGILAIVVAGLLIDKRGWRTIFYTGVLFLAVGNLFSGLSSNVIPFILSRMIAGLGIGFILMTLRSLAVSLPERNFAIAEFSAGSIAGLNCGAVIGGMLADRIGYQTVFCLSAMMVIFSCAYVYKLMAGLEIERRITSAVSAWNKFVNFISDKRALLFLLLIFAPFFIAGAFLDYYFPLFAKGHDLTQGDISRAFLLKGLCIIYLGPVLTRLATRYLGDKKGIIFSLFIIACALAVFMFWGTIPAAFVTVILLGIAESFGLAMQTTYFLNLKPVRDLEINKAIAYFSVMVNASMMAGPIIFGFTLTLGMRMGVGLITGVLLALLMAFILISNRYQQQIN from the coding sequence ATGTTGGCCAAAATGGATGGTGCAGAAATGATTCCCACAAAAACCAATAATTTTCCCCATAACTATCGGGCCGGTCATTCCACCGCACCAACGGAAAAGGCAAACGCCAAAATGTTATTGCTGGCTGTGATCCTGTTAGTGATAATTATGGCTTATACCGGAACACTTAACTACATGACCTTCGTGGATAATTATAATAAATCTCTGGTAAATACTTATTCCATTGCCGGCGATGAACTGGTTAGAAAAATTGAATATGCTCTGCATTACGGTAAATCAATCGACAATTTTTACGGCATGAGCGATACCCTGAACGAGTTAAAGAAAATTGTTAAAGAGGTCGACTATATAAATATAATTTCGCCTCGCGGAGAAATCCTATATGATTTGCACGGTTTTGTTAATAACGAAACATTACCTGAAGAGTTATTAACAACAGCTGTTTTTCAGCAGGGTACGATAAATGAAAAATGCAGCTACCAATCTTTTGAAGGAAAACATTACATATTTTTAAAAATTCTCGGCTCCGATGCCAATTGGGTCGCTACTCTGGGCATGGCCCTTCCGGGGAATTTGTTCCAAAATTTAAACAACGATAATAAGAATAAATTAGTTGTCTATCTGGCGGGGGTAGTGTTAGCGACATTTTTTTTATTATACATAATTTTATTAAAGACCGAACTTTTAACCTCGGACGGCCAAGTAAACAGGAAAAGGATCTTAATTATTTTCATTGCCGTTTTAGGTTCGGCTCAGTTGTTATATTGCGGCATTAACTATCATCTTTTTAAAAACGCTTACGGGGATCTGGCCCTGCAGAGTAAAAGCTTTGTAGAGAACATGGTGGCCCAAAACATAGAAAATGTTTACCGTATGGGGATCGGTCTGGAAGATGTGGACGGCGTAGATGAATATTTGGGAAAAATTAAATCCGGGCTGCCTCTGTTGGAAAGTATAGCTATTACTGAACCCGGATCGGGTACCGGCGCCGTTGTGATGGATTCTGTCAATTCCCGGGCGGTTGCTTCGGTCAGTGCCCGAATCTCCTCTGCTTATATTGACCGGTTGATGCTCGAAATTCTATTGGACATGCTAACTGTCCTGATAATTTCTTTCTTTTTCATGATCGAATTAACCCTGCTGGCGACAATGGTCATGAGCAGCGGTAGTATCCCGGGTGCAAACAAAAAGTTTAGCCCGGCAATCTCCCATACTTCCGAGTTAATTAGAGGATTAATATTTGTTGTAAATATTTGCGTTTATATGTCCATTACCTTTGTTCCCATAGTTATGCAGAATCTATACCAACCCATTTGGGGCATGCCCCGGGATGTGGTGCTGGGGCTGCCTATTTCCGCCGAAATGCTGGGGGGGATACTGGCCATTGTCGTGGCCGGACTGCTGATAGATAAACGGGGCTGGAGAACTATTTTTTATACGGGCGTGTTATTTTTAGCAGTGGGAAATTTGTTTTCCGGGCTAAGTTCCAATGTTATTCCCTTTATTCTTTCCAGAATGATAGCCGGTTTAGGCATCGGATTTATATTAATGACTTTGCGTAGTTTAGCGGTCTCTTTGCCGGAAAGGAATTTTGCCATTGCGGAGTTTTCAGCGGGTTCCATAGCCGGATTGAATTGCGGCGCGGTTATCGGGGGCATGCTGGCCGATAGAATAGGATATCAAACGGTTTTTTGCCTATCGGCTATGATGGTAATTTTTTCCTGCGCTTATGTTTACAAGTTAATGGCGGGTCTGGAAATTGAGCGCAGGATAACCAGTGCGGTTTCTGCCTGGAACAAGTTTGTCAATTTCATATCCGACAAAAGAGCGCTCTTGTTTTTGTTGTTAATATTTGCCCCTTTCTTTATTGCCGGGGCGTTTTTAGATTATTATTTCCCGCTTTTTGCTAAGGGACATGACCTTACCCAGGGCGATATCAGCCGGGCTTTTCTGCTAAAAGGTTTGTGCATTATTTATCTTGGACCGGTTTTGACCAGGTTGGCGACCCGTTACCTGGGAGATAAAAAAGGTATAATATTCTCTTTGTTTATAATTGCTTGTGCACTGGCTGTTTTTATGTTCTGGGGTACTATTCCCGCAGCTTTTGTAACGGTTATTTTGCTGGGTATTGCCGAGAGTTTCGGGTTGGCCATGCAGACGACTTATTTTTTAAACTTAAAGCCGGTACGGGATTTGGAGATAAACAAGGCTATTGCTTATTTCAGCGTGATGGTTAATGCAAGCATGATGGCCGGGCCCATTATTTTTGGTTTTACCCTGACCCTGGGCATGAGAATGGGAGTGGGATTGATAACCGGAGTTCTGTTGGCTTTGCTGATGGCATTTATCCTTATCTCTAACAGATATCAGCAACAAATTAATTAA
- a CDS encoding Vitamin B12 dependent methionine synthase activation subunit: MTEPIIWELDLPDVTVENIFQAQGADYGKRSPRPVTVELYRQVLAEAALLARPTIIWREVDIQGAGVRELFLEGGRKLTSRLLATIAGKADKLILYAMTIGNALDRREQYYSKAGKTLEAFVLDTAGTAYIVKSGISAMQKIKKHCRAAGLKTTFPMGPGHSYWPSLGDMQTIFYFLPAEQIGLHLTDSSLMLPRKSLAMVIGAGYNLPDFHGKTHCDFCSLSEKCQLSYFEQKC; encoded by the coding sequence ATGACAGAGCCAATTATTTGGGAATTGGATTTGCCGGATGTGACAGTGGAAAATATTTTTCAGGCCCAGGGAGCTGATTACGGCAAACGTTCTCCCCGCCCCGTTACAGTTGAATTATACAGGCAGGTATTGGCGGAAGCGGCCCTGTTGGCTCGCCCGACTATCATTTGGCGGGAGGTGGATATACAGGGGGCCGGGGTGCGGGAGCTTTTTTTGGAAGGTGGCCGGAAGCTAACCAGCCGCCTTCTTGCAACTATAGCGGGAAAAGCAGATAAGTTAATCTTATACGCTATGACTATCGGGAACGCTTTAGATCGGCGTGAGCAATATTACAGCAAAGCCGGAAAAACACTGGAAGCTTTTGTTTTGGATACAGCCGGGACGGCATACATTGTGAAAAGCGGCATCTCAGCCATGCAAAAGATAAAGAAGCATTGCCGTGCCGCAGGTTTAAAGACTACCTTTCCCATGGGGCCCGGGCATTCGTACTGGCCGTCTTTGGGAGATATGCAAACGATCTTTTATTTTCTTCCGGCGGAACAAATTGGCCTGCACCTGACGGACTCCAGCTTAATGCTGCCCCGTAAATCATTGGCTATGGTTATTGGAGCGGGTTACAACCTGCCCGACTTTCATGGCAAAACCCATTGCGATTTCTGCAGCCTTTCGGAAAAGTGTCAGCTGAGTTACTTTGAACAAAAATGCTAG
- a CDS encoding ASKHA domain-containing protein encodes MKEYTVVFQPGDAAVEVSAASTIMEAMDKAGIDFDFPCGGRGKCGKCRVRVLSGAGGPTAAEREILGPRELSAGTRLACAAKVHGHMSVELPQRLEHNVLMASGERNCRIEPHLKKIFVNVEKPSLSAQRSDWRRLKDSLAQYGYGTAHLDIPVALLRRLPETMRRADHCLTVVMHGSEAAGIEEHDTTAAMLGMALDIGTTTIVGYLLDLYSGKELCAVSMLNPQTRFGADVISRINFANREDGGLDKLHKAVLEAVNKLIGEAAGKAGVGREQVYGVSIAANTCMHHLFLGVNPRNIAVSPYVSAVSEPLVTGARDLNIDINPSGKIFMLPNIAGFVGADTSAVLLATELNKSQDIKLVIDIGTNGEIALGSRERMAACSAAAGPAFEGAQISGGMRGAAGAIDHVRFEAGLAYSVIGGGRPLGICGSALLDAVAGLLELGIINKRGKLLPRDQLTNAAAELKDRLVEQEGQSAFLLAGADKTGHGRPVMITQSDIRELQLAKGAIAAGIRVLMETLGIGPGDIREVLLAGAFGNYLNPRSACVIGLIPPELENKIKMIGNAAGTGAKLALLSSSEYRKAAQIAEFVEFVELGSYPGFNGIFARNTYF; translated from the coding sequence TTGAAGGAATATACAGTAGTCTTTCAGCCCGGGGACGCGGCTGTGGAAGTGTCGGCAGCCAGTACTATTATGGAGGCTATGGACAAGGCCGGTATTGATTTTGATTTTCCATGCGGAGGCCGGGGAAAGTGCGGAAAATGCCGGGTGCGGGTCTTATCGGGAGCAGGCGGGCCGACCGCCGCCGAGCGGGAAATTCTGGGGCCGCGGGAGCTGAGCGCCGGCACACGCCTGGCTTGTGCGGCCAAAGTGCACGGCCATATGTCCGTAGAACTTCCCCAAAGGCTGGAACACAATGTTTTAATGGCCTCCGGGGAAAGGAACTGCCGGATTGAACCGCATTTAAAAAAGATATTTGTTAATGTAGAAAAACCGTCATTAAGCGCTCAGCGTTCGGATTGGCGCCGCCTTAAGGATAGCCTGGCCCAATATGGCTATGGCACGGCGCATTTGGATATACCGGTTGCCCTGCTGCGCCGGCTGCCGGAAACCATGCGCAGGGCGGATCATTGCCTTACCGTGGTAATGCACGGCTCGGAAGCGGCGGGCATAGAGGAGCATGATACCACGGCCGCTATGCTGGGTATGGCCTTGGATATTGGCACCACCACCATAGTGGGTTATCTGCTGGATCTTTATTCCGGGAAGGAGTTGTGTGCGGTATCCATGCTTAATCCGCAAACCAGGTTCGGCGCGGATGTTATTTCCCGCATCAACTTTGCCAACCGGGAGGATGGCGGTCTTGATAAGCTTCATAAAGCGGTGCTGGAAGCTGTTAACAAGCTAATCGGAGAAGCGGCGGGAAAAGCCGGGGTCGGCAGAGAACAGGTTTATGGCGTGTCCATTGCCGCCAACACCTGCATGCACCATCTTTTTTTGGGCGTCAACCCTCGGAACATTGCGGTATCACCCTACGTTTCGGCCGTTAGCGAACCCCTGGTGACCGGTGCCCGCGATTTAAATATCGACATTAACCCGTCCGGCAAAATTTTTATGCTGCCGAATATCGCGGGTTTTGTCGGAGCGGATACCTCGGCGGTGCTATTAGCCACGGAATTAAACAAGAGTCAAGATATCAAGCTGGTAATAGATATCGGTACTAACGGGGAGATTGCTCTGGGATCAAGGGAAAGGATGGCGGCCTGCTCCGCCGCGGCCGGGCCTGCTTTTGAGGGTGCCCAGATAAGCGGCGGCATGCGGGGGGCCGCCGGGGCTATTGATCATGTGCGATTCGAGGCGGGACTGGCCTATTCGGTGATCGGGGGAGGCCGCCCATTGGGTATTTGCGGTTCCGCCTTGCTGGATGCGGTGGCCGGTTTGCTGGAGCTGGGTATAATTAATAAGCGGGGTAAATTATTGCCCCGAGATCAATTAACAAATGCCGCGGCCGAGTTGAAAGATCGTTTGGTTGAGCAGGAGGGGCAGTCGGCATTTTTACTGGCGGGCGCGGATAAAACCGGCCACGGCAGGCCGGTTATGATTACCCAGAGTGATATAAGGGAATTGCAGCTGGCTAAAGGCGCCATAGCGGCAGGTATCAGGGTGCTGATGGAAACCTTGGGCATTGGACCGGGCGATATTCGGGAAGTGCTGCTGGCCGGGGCCTTCGGCAATTATTTGAACCCGCGCAGCGCCTGTGTAATCGGACTGATTCCGCCGGAACTGGAAAATAAAATTAAAATGATCGGCAATGCCGCCGGTACAGGGGCTAAATTGGCCTTGCTTTCGTCAAGTGAATACCGTAAGGCGGCACAAATTGCCGAATTTGTTGAATTCGTGGAGCTGGGCAGTTATCCCGGATTTAACGGTATTTTTGCCAGGAACACATACTTTTAG
- a CDS encoding GntR family transcriptional regulator, giving the protein MVSPVYMRIVEDIRQKINRAALKPGDAIASEKTLGEEYGASRMTVRRGLAILTNEGYIYSIPGKGNFVQKPELNKYTIYYDEMNNSINSVDKSKLLEVNIIMPDDKLAGELQITRNKNVIMIRRLFYTDGIPVAYDIKYLLYQKGMPIVEKEIEQATFPEMLSKSVPLFALRKDLSICAAVPDEDIKRHLNIYHELALLVIEQKLYNSANKPMGLGVTYYRGDYIKLRGISQ; this is encoded by the coding sequence ATGGTTAGTCCGGTTTATATGAGAATTGTCGAAGATATTAGGCAAAAGATCAACCGCGCAGCGCTAAAACCGGGTGATGCCATTGCTTCTGAAAAGACGTTGGGTGAAGAATATGGAGCCAGCCGGATGACTGTTAGAAGAGGTTTGGCCATTTTAACCAATGAAGGGTACATTTATTCCATCCCCGGGAAGGGTAATTTTGTCCAAAAGCCTGAGCTTAACAAATATACCATTTACTATGATGAGATGAATAACTCAATTAACAGTGTGGATAAATCCAAGCTTTTGGAAGTAAATATCATTATGCCTGATGACAAGCTGGCCGGTGAACTGCAGATAACCAGAAATAAAAATGTAATTATGATTCGCAGGCTGTTTTACACTGACGGTATCCCCGTGGCCTACGACATAAAATACCTGCTTTATCAAAAGGGAATGCCTATTGTTGAAAAAGAAATTGAGCAGGCTACTTTCCCTGAAATGCTGTCCAAGAGCGTGCCGCTTTTTGCGCTTCGGAAAGATTTATCGATTTGTGCCGCGGTACCTGACGAGGATATAAAAAGGCACTTAAATATTTACCATGAGCTGGCTTTGTTGGTTATAGAGCAGAAATTATATAACAGTGCAAACAAACCCATGGGTTTGGGCGTCACTTATTACCGTGGCGACTATATCAAGCTGCGGGGAATTAGTCAGTAG
- a CDS encoding cobalamin-dependent protein (Presence of a B(12) (cobalamin)-binding domain implies dependence on cobalamin itself, in one of its several forms, or in some unusual lineages, dependence on a cobalamin-like analog.), translated as MKGSSEGEQLLIKWVEQLDEEKVLKTAGELLNGGMEPLYLLDLVNEGMNRVGKLYENKEYYIADLIMAGLIFRQVLELDQMTAHFHASHINKIGKVVLGTVKGDIHDIGKDIIRGMLEANGFEVVDLGVDVPKESFVKKITEYHPDILGLSGVLTNTVETMKEVVTAFGEAGLRDKVKIIVGGNHLTKETSMYIGADGFSNDASVGVKICKKWVGESANG; from the coding sequence GTGAAAGGCTCAAGTGAAGGGGAGCAGTTGTTAATTAAGTGGGTGGAACAGCTGGACGAAGAAAAAGTGCTTAAAACGGCCGGCGAGTTGCTTAATGGGGGCATGGAACCACTGTACCTGCTGGATCTGGTTAACGAGGGTATGAACCGGGTGGGTAAGCTTTACGAAAATAAAGAATACTATATAGCCGATTTAATCATGGCCGGGCTTATCTTTAGGCAAGTGCTGGAATTGGACCAAATGACAGCCCATTTTCATGCCAGCCATATTAATAAAATAGGCAAAGTTGTTTTGGGCACTGTAAAAGGTGATATTCATGATATTGGCAAGGATATCATAAGGGGCATGTTGGAAGCCAACGGTTTCGAGGTTGTTGACCTCGGGGTGGATGTCCCCAAGGAATCGTTTGTAAAAAAAATTACTGAATATCATCCGGATATTTTGGGGCTTAGCGGCGTATTAACCAACACCGTAGAAACAATGAAGGAAGTAGTAACCGCTTTTGGGGAGGCCGGGCTTAGGGACAAAGTTAAGATTATTGTGGGCGGCAACCATCTTACTAAAGAGACTTCCATGTATATAGGCGCGGATGGTTTTTCCAACGATGCCTCGGTGGGGGTAAAGATTTGCAAGAAATGGGTGGGAGAATCAGCTAATGGTTAG
- a CDS encoding DUF1638 domain-containing protein, with translation MYRYGEKRTQRLFDVMLKHYRYFMLIDTGAYHVQGCLDKVRELAQNTGLQLVVAEGGLRFLKKLFTGPYEQGFCVIPKGGKVDISHFGPAQDVSARQFVQGGI, from the coding sequence ATATACCGCTATGGTGAAAAAAGGACTCAACGGCTGTTTGATGTAATGCTTAAACATTACCGGTATTTTATGCTTATTGATACCGGAGCTTATCATGTGCAGGGCTGTCTGGATAAGGTACGGGAACTGGCCCAAAACACCGGTCTGCAGCTTGTGGTGGCCGAAGGCGGCCTCCGGTTCCTAAAAAAACTGTTTACAGGGCCGTATGAGCAGGGCTTTTGTGTGATTCCCAAAGGCGGCAAAGTGGATATCAGTCACTTTGGGCCGGCACAGGATGTGTCGGCACGGCAGTTTGTCCAAGGCGGGATATAA
- a CDS encoding uroporphyrinogen decarboxylase: MTDTNALTRERTQLFHDLVDGKIPKRVPVMMGFPIEFAIKYAGKDLAEAQWDTSDLEETFDKVCQDFFSDLLPVNAFRFPSFYKLLGARNFVMGSGGFLQHPEIEGMAQEDYDDFIASPYNCIVEKILPRIYTELNTDVNTKALTMAKAFKAFYDEMGNALMVYGRLIQKYGYGEVNFFAGFTEAPLDFVADQLRGFKGISTDIRRIPDKVEAAAEAAVPIMIKKGLPPVPPSKYNATFIPLHMAPFMRTSDFERFYWPTFKKLVDALAEAGYPSNLFVEQDWMRYLDHLYELPENTIMRFEYGDPKLVKEKLGKKHIISGFYPISLLKTGTKQQCIDKAKELIDILAPGGRYFFDFDKSPVTLDSINVENARAVLDYVAANANY, encoded by the coding sequence ATGACCGATACCAATGCTCTGACCCGGGAGAGAACCCAATTGTTTCATGATTTGGTAGACGGCAAAATACCCAAGAGAGTACCTGTTATGATGGGCTTTCCCATTGAATTCGCCATTAAGTATGCGGGAAAAGATTTGGCCGAAGCACAGTGGGATACCTCTGATTTGGAAGAAACATTTGATAAAGTATGTCAGGACTTCTTCTCAGATTTATTGCCGGTAAACGCTTTTAGATTTCCTTCTTTTTATAAGCTGTTGGGGGCAAGGAACTTTGTCATGGGATCCGGCGGCTTTTTGCAGCACCCGGAAATTGAAGGTATGGCCCAAGAAGATTACGATGATTTTATTGCTTCTCCCTACAATTGTATAGTGGAAAAGATATTGCCCCGCATATACACTGAACTGAACACTGATGTCAATACCAAAGCATTGACCATGGCCAAAGCTTTTAAAGCTTTTTACGATGAGATGGGCAATGCGCTGATGGTCTATGGAAGATTAATTCAAAAATACGGTTATGGCGAAGTGAACTTTTTTGCCGGATTTACCGAAGCTCCGCTGGATTTCGTGGCCGACCAGTTAAGGGGTTTTAAAGGTATCTCAACTGATATAAGAAGGATACCCGATAAAGTGGAAGCAGCCGCGGAAGCCGCTGTCCCCATCATGATTAAAAAAGGCCTGCCGCCGGTTCCGCCATCCAAATACAATGCTACCTTTATACCACTGCATATGGCGCCATTCATGCGCACTTCTGATTTTGAAAGATTCTACTGGCCAACCTTTAAGAAACTGGTTGATGCGTTGGCCGAGGCCGGGTATCCGTCAAATCTTTTTGTTGAGCAGGACTGGATGCGCTATCTTGACCACCTTTATGAGCTGCCGGAGAACACCATCATGAGATTTGAATACGGTGATCCCAAACTGGTTAAGGAAAAGCTGGGTAAAAAACATATCATATCCGGTTTCTATCCCATTTCATTGTTAAAAACCGGGACCAAACAGCAGTGTATTGATAAAGCCAAAGAACTTATCGATATACTGGCGCCGGGCGGCAGGTACTTCTTTGATTTTGATAAATCACCGGTTACGCTGGATAGCATCAACGTGGAAAACGCGCGCGCGGTGTTGGATTATGTAGCTGCCAATGCTAATTATTAG